A genomic segment from Bubalus bubalis isolate 160015118507 breed Murrah chromosome 5, NDDB_SH_1, whole genome shotgun sequence encodes:
- the LOC123465792 gene encoding protein S100-A10, whose product MPSQMEHAMETMMFTFHKFAGDKGYLTKEDLRVLMEKEFPGFLENQKDPLAVDKIMKDLDQCRDGKVGFQSFFSLIAGLTIACNDYFVVHMKQKGKK is encoded by the coding sequence ATGCCGTCTCAAATGGAGCACGCCATGGAAACCATGATGTTCACATTTCACAAATTTGCAGGTGATAAAGGTTACTTAACAAAGGAAGACCTGAGAGTACTCATGGAAAAGGAGTTCCCTGGATTTTTGGAAAATCAAAAAGACCCTCTGGCCGTGGACAAAATAATGAAGGACCTGGACCAGTGTCGAGACGGCAAAGTGGGCTTCCAGAGCTTCTTTTCGCTAATCGCTGGGCTCACCATCGCATGCAATGACTATTTTGTAGTACACATGAAGCAGAAGGGGAAGAAGTAG